The following proteins are encoded in a genomic region of Arcobacter suis CECT 7833:
- a CDS encoding lytic transglycosylase domain-containing protein codes for MKKLLFSVSVIFLFNISVSASINTTDMFKEDFKVTIEWLEQKPKSHAKDFFILQYLEQDDISIEEAKIAYSMANESNTTVKKVYNKKFKTLPPEELKCYRASIEQLKKEDSKCIALGLSLIEATEISKNDLNFFINKLDAYPTLKKDLQIIASDNPFYSLINSDIDRFFRLFFDLNKEYRSKFFNKSLNQELVDKIAKSKNFERFLRYVIYDTSLTNLQKSLLSIENNPEMTSENLFSLGINAVNNNNLNIALKFFNEANKKSYLKTHKDKSLYWLYLLTQNQLYLEELALSWDNNIYSLYAKELLNVEIDNIEFSIPLKNTKSSFNIYDPFEWMKVLDDTKKNFDEQKLQKYENLFSDDSTLAHHAFILERFTKYKKQYFITPYRNIVKNYDVDKQVLIYSIARQESHFIPSSISFSSAQGVMQIMPFLSSDIAKKLNENYNVYEQFIPNINIRYGSYHLDDLMKQFNNNPLFMAYAYNGGAGYTKTQLKKGLFAKKNRFEPFLSMELISFAETREYGKKVLANYYIYNNYLNSENRIDLSTIFQNLIEPN; via the coding sequence ATGAAAAAACTTTTATTTAGTGTTAGTGTAATTTTTTTATTTAATATATCTGTAAGTGCCTCGATAAACACTACAGATATGTTTAAAGAAGATTTTAAAGTTACTATAGAATGGCTTGAACAAAAACCAAAATCCCATGCAAAAGATTTCTTTATTCTTCAATATTTAGAACAAGATGATATATCCATAGAAGAAGCAAAAATAGCTTATAGTATGGCTAACGAATCAAATACTACTGTTAAAAAAGTTTATAATAAAAAATTTAAAACTTTACCTCCTGAAGAGTTAAAATGTTATAGAGCTTCAATTGAACAATTAAAAAAAGAAGATTCAAAATGTATTGCTTTAGGATTATCTTTGATTGAAGCTACTGAAATTTCAAAAAATGATTTAAACTTTTTTATTAATAAACTCGATGCCTACCCTACTTTAAAAAAAGATTTACAAATTATTGCATCTGATAATCCTTTTTATTCTTTGATTAATTCAGATATAGATAGATTTTTTAGATTATTTTTTGATTTAAATAAAGAATATAGAAGCAAATTTTTCAACAAATCTTTAAATCAAGAATTAGTAGATAAAATTGCAAAAAGTAAAAATTTTGAAAGATTTCTTCGATATGTAATTTATGATACGAGTTTAACTAATTTACAAAAATCACTTTTAAGTATAGAAAATAATCCCGAAATGACTTCTGAAAATCTATTTTCACTGGGAATTAATGCTGTAAATAACAATAATTTAAATATTGCATTAAAATTTTTTAATGAAGCAAATAAAAAATCTTATTTAAAAACACATAAAGATAAATCACTATATTGGCTTTATTTATTAACACAAAATCAGTTATATCTTGAAGAATTAGCTTTAAGTTGGGATAATAATATATATTCATTGTATGCTAAAGAATTACTCAATGTAGAAATCGACAATATTGAGTTTAGTATTCCACTAAAAAATACAAAGTCATCGTTTAATATATATGACCCTTTTGAATGGATGAAGGTTTTAGATGATACAAAAAAGAATTTTGATGAACAAAAATTACAAAAATATGAAAATTTATTTTCAGATGATAGTACATTAGCTCATCATGCATTTATTTTAGAAAGATTTACAAAATATAAAAAACAATATTTTATTACGCCCTATAGAAATATCGTAAAAAATTATGATGTAGATAAACAAGTATTGATTTATTCAATAGCAAGACAAGAAAGCCATTTTATCCCTTCATCTATTTCATTTTCATCTGCTCAAGGTGTGATGCAAATCATGCCATTTTTATCGTCAGATATTGCAAAAAAACTAAATGAAAACTACAATGTTTATGAACAATTTATTCCAAATATTAATATAAGATATGGAAGTTATCATTTAGATGATTTAATGAAACAATTTAATAATAATCCTCTATTTATGGCTTATGCTTATAATGGTGGGGCTGGATATACAAAAACTCAACTAAAAAAAGGTCTATTTGCTAAAAAAAATAGATTTGAACCTTTTTTAAGTATGGAATTAATCTCTTTTGCAGAAACAAGAGAATATGGAAAAAAAGTGTTAGCTAACTATTACATTTATAATAATTACTTAAATAGTGAAAATAGAATTGATTTATCGACTATTTTTCAAAATTTAATAGAGCCGAATTAG
- a CDS encoding dehypoxanthine futalosine cyclase, which produces MNIDKSKRLTNKDALDLINNASLLELGELATKRKNELHPDRTTSFIVDRNINYTNVCWVDCKFCAFYRHGRDEDSYVLKFDEIDQKIDELLEIGGTQILFQGGVHPKLKIDYYEELVGHIHNKYPQITIHGFSAIEIKYIAKVSKISILEVLKRLQVKGLSSIPGAGAEILSDRVRDIIAPNKMDSLEWIEVHELAHSIGMKTTATMMFGTVETDEEIIEHWELLRNLQDKTGGFRAFIMWSFQGANTQLKAEIPDIKPQSSNRYLRLLAVARLYLDNFRNMQSSWVTQGSYVGQLALKFGANDLGSTMMEENVVKAAGASNRMNQEEMIRLIKDIGENPAKRNTAYEILERF; this is translated from the coding sequence ATGAATATTGATAAAAGTAAGAGATTAACAAATAAAGATGCACTTGATTTAATTAATAATGCATCTTTATTAGAATTAGGTGAATTAGCAACAAAAAGAAAAAATGAACTTCATCCTGATAGAACAACATCTTTTATAGTTGATAGAAATATCAACTATACTAATGTTTGTTGGGTTGATTGCAAATTTTGTGCTTTTTATAGACATGGACGAGATGAAGATTCTTATGTTTTAAAATTTGATGAAATTGATCAAAAAATTGATGAATTATTAGAAATTGGTGGAACACAAATCCTTTTTCAAGGGGGAGTTCATCCAAAACTAAAAATTGATTATTATGAAGAGTTAGTTGGACACATTCATAATAAATATCCACAAATTACAATTCATGGTTTTTCAGCAATTGAAATTAAATATATTGCTAAAGTATCAAAAATTTCTATTTTAGAAGTTTTAAAAAGACTTCAAGTAAAAGGTTTAAGTTCAATTCCAGGAGCTGGTGCGGAAATTTTAAGTGATAGAGTAAGAGACATTATTGCTCCAAATAAAATGGACAGCCTTGAATGGATTGAAGTTCATGAATTAGCCCATTCAATTGGTATGAAAACAACAGCTACAATGATGTTTGGAACAGTTGAAACTGATGAAGAAATTATTGAACATTGGGAACTTTTACGAAATCTACAAGATAAAACAGGTGGATTTAGAGCCTTTATTATGTGGTCTTTTCAAGGTGCAAATACACAATTAAAAGCAGAAATTCCAGATATCAAACCTCAATCTTCAAATAGATATTTAAGATTATTAGCAGTTGCAAGACTTTATTTAGATAATTTTAGAAATATGCAAAGTTCATGGGTAACACAAGGTTCTTATGTTGGACAATTGGCTTTAAAATTTGGAGCAAATGATTTAGGAAGTACGATGATGGAAGAAAATGTTGTAAAAGCAGCAGGAGCATCAAACAGAATGAATCAAGAAGAGATGATAAGACTTATAAAAGATATAGGTGAAAATCCTGCAAAAAGAAATACAGCTTACGAGATTTTAGAAAGGTTCTAA
- the bamA gene encoding outer membrane protein assembly factor BamA has protein sequence MKNKVVLFSLACAAALSADTIKSIEYKDVNKLSPEILNETLSMKVGQELNKDKLNDAVLKFYKYGYFDDITVLNENGSLKFIFKEKPSIASVDIKGYKSRPEDLDIVRSAMNLKKGAMYTEKRVKEAKEKLLSMLESEGFINSVVETEIERINEQSLKVTFNVNKGDEIIIKKANYHGADKLEQDDFDHVTANKEIEFASWWFGQNDGEVKIDQLKYDSKRINELYYEKGYLDAQVKEPFLDIDFASNQAKLDFFIAEGEKYTTSGIKIYLDSTIVDPETIYPELKLIVGNTFNIKKLRADQEYIRTQVADKGYAFVDVKFDLIKDEKNQKVDVVYNVIPGKKVYINDVKISGNTKTLDRVVRRDVYLAPGDLYNLTDFKSSTNKLKRSRFYENVVIEEKRVSDEKLDIIVKVTEAATGSLMLGGGYGSYDKMMVNGSINEANMFGSGLGLGLSADLSARSSRFELSLKNPAINDSDYNGEVEVHSTEAEINRDKYDSNIDTKGFSVAIGKQIVRDLYAGARYRLDFVTEDYDYDDISTITNPYKSQDYISSSITPYLNFDNTDDFYFPREGIKAGTSLEYAGVGGDSRYLKSTTYGKYFYSLEDLAELDWVLRLKTQMKILVDNGQINQGDSLYLGGAKTLRGYKSYAFPQNESGERVDPYKNLWANSVEMSFPLIPSAKMRWGLFYDYGMIGQDTFDDIQRSGTGALLEWISPMGPLQLIFSRALDDEPGDDTSSFEFSLGSSF, from the coding sequence GTGAAAAATAAAGTCGTACTATTTTCTTTAGCTTGTGCAGCGGCACTAAGCGCAGATACAATAAAATCTATAGAATATAAAGATGTAAATAAGTTATCTCCAGAAATTTTAAATGAAACTTTATCAATGAAAGTTGGTCAAGAACTCAATAAAGATAAGTTAAATGATGCTGTACTTAAATTTTATAAGTATGGTTATTTCGATGATATTACAGTTTTAAATGAAAATGGTAGTTTAAAATTTATATTCAAAGAAAAACCTTCAATAGCAAGTGTTGATATTAAAGGCTATAAATCTAGACCTGAAGATTTAGATATTGTTAGAAGTGCTATGAATTTAAAAAAAGGTGCTATGTATACTGAGAAAAGAGTAAAAGAAGCAAAAGAAAAACTTCTTAGTATGCTAGAAAGTGAAGGATTTATTAATTCAGTTGTTGAAACTGAAATTGAAAGAATCAATGAGCAATCATTAAAAGTTACTTTTAACGTAAATAAAGGTGATGAAATAATAATTAAAAAAGCTAATTATCATGGTGCAGACAAATTAGAACAAGATGATTTTGATCATGTAACTGCAAATAAAGAAATTGAATTTGCTTCTTGGTGGTTTGGACAAAATGATGGTGAAGTAAAAATTGACCAATTAAAGTATGATTCAAAAAGAATTAATGAATTATATTATGAAAAAGGTTATTTAGATGCTCAAGTAAAAGAACCTTTTTTAGACATAGATTTTGCTTCAAATCAAGCAAAATTAGACTTTTTTATAGCTGAAGGTGAAAAATATACTACTAGTGGTATAAAAATATACCTCGATTCAACTATTGTTGATCCTGAAACAATCTATCCTGAATTAAAATTAATTGTTGGAAATACTTTTAATATTAAAAAACTAAGAGCTGATCAAGAATATATTAGAACTCAAGTTGCAGATAAAGGTTATGCTTTTGTTGATGTTAAATTTGATTTAATAAAAGATGAAAAAAATCAAAAAGTTGATGTTGTTTATAATGTAATTCCAGGGAAAAAAGTATACATCAACGATGTAAAAATATCTGGAAATACAAAAACTCTTGATAGAGTTGTAAGAAGAGATGTTTATTTAGCTCCAGGTGATTTATATAACTTAACGGACTTTAAAAGCTCAACTAATAAATTAAAAAGATCAAGATTCTATGAAAATGTAGTTATTGAAGAAAAAAGAGTTAGTGATGAAAAACTTGACATTATAGTAAAAGTTACAGAAGCAGCAACTGGTTCTTTAATGTTGGGTGGAGGTTATGGCTCTTACGATAAAATGATGGTTAATGGATCTATTAACGAAGCAAATATGTTTGGTTCAGGTTTAGGTTTAGGTCTAAGTGCAGATTTATCAGCAAGAAGCAGTAGATTTGAGTTAAGTTTAAAAAATCCAGCAATTAATGATAGTGATTATAATGGTGAAGTTGAAGTTCATAGTACTGAAGCAGAAATTAATAGAGATAAATATGATTCAAATATTGATACAAAAGGTTTCTCAGTTGCTATTGGAAAACAAATAGTTAGAGATTTATATGCTGGGGCTAGATATAGATTAGATTTTGTTACTGAAGATTATGATTATGATGATATTTCGACAATAACTAATCCTTATAAATCACAAGATTATATTTCAAGTTCAATCACTCCTTATTTAAACTTTGATAATACAGATGATTTTTATTTCCCAAGAGAAGGTATAAAAGCTGGAACATCACTTGAATATGCTGGGGTTGGTGGAGATTCTAGATATTTAAAATCAACTACTTATGGAAAATATTTTTATTCACTTGAAGATTTAGCTGAGCTTGATTGGGTTTTAAGATTAAAAACACAAATGAAAATTTTAGTTGACAATGGACAAATTAATCAAGGTGATTCATTATACCTTGGAGGAGCAAAAACATTAAGAGGATATAAATCTTATGCTTTCCCTCAAAATGAAAGTGGAGAAAGAGTAGATCCTTATAAAAATTTATGGGCTAACTCTGTTGAAATGAGTTTTCCATTAATTCCAAGTGCTAAAATGAGATGGGGATTATTCTATGATTATGGGATGATAGGTCAAGATACATTTGATGATATTCAAAGATCAGGAACAGGAGCTTTACTTGAGTGGATTTCTCCAATGGGACCATTACAGTTAATATTCTCAAGAGCTCTTGATGATGAACCAGGTGATGATACTTCTTCATTTGAATTCTCTTTGGGTTCTAGTTTTTAG
- the folP gene encoding dihydropteroate synthase, translating into MQTYKISLNDTKKFYENLGCDITGISILSKKSKLHTLYIKNMHVGAANILKQDALSIGADLAVPSGVIIARDKYVDAVLIGTTKHFETLARKELAQPFGLKELAKSLKDYVKEHNFKTKIMGVLNANEDSFFKNSRFNNSQASLKIEKMIEDGANIIDIGAVSSRPGSIAVPEDVELQRIKDIVDTIYKNKYYEKVDFSIDSYAPKVIDYVLNHGFKIVNDITGLENDEVCKIAAKYDAQVVIMHMQNNPTNMQQEPYYENVILEIDEYLRNQIEKAQSFGIKDIVLDVGIGFGKTLEHNLLLLKNLEHFSHFGYELLIGASRKSMINKIIPTAIEDRLAGTLAIHLESIRNGASIIRCHDVKEHFQAIKVFEAINSIN; encoded by the coding sequence ATGCAAACATATAAAATATCATTAAATGATACAAAAAAATTTTATGAAAATTTAGGTTGTGATATTACTGGTATTTCAATTCTTTCAAAAAAATCAAAACTTCATACTTTATATATAAAAAATATGCATGTTGGAGCCGCTAATATTTTAAAACAAGATGCTTTATCTATTGGTGCAGATTTAGCAGTTCCAAGTGGTGTTATAATTGCCCGTGATAAATATGTAGATGCTGTATTAATTGGAACTACAAAACATTTTGAAACTTTAGCAAGAAAAGAGTTAGCTCAACCTTTTGGTTTAAAAGAGTTAGCAAAATCTTTAAAAGATTATGTAAAAGAACATAATTTTAAAACAAAAATTATGGGTGTTTTAAATGCAAATGAAGACTCATTTTTTAAAAATAGTAGATTTAATAATTCACAAGCCTCTTTAAAAATAGAAAAAATGATAGAAGATGGTGCAAATATTATAGATATTGGCGCTGTTTCAAGTAGACCTGGAAGTATTGCTGTTCCTGAAGATGTAGAACTTCAAAGAATAAAAGATATTGTTGATACTATTTATAAAAACAAATATTATGAAAAAGTAGATTTTTCAATAGATTCTTATGCCCCAAAAGTTATAGATTATGTTTTAAATCATGGCTTTAAAATAGTAAATGATATTACAGGTCTAGAAAATGATGAAGTTTGTAAAATTGCTGCAAAGTATGATGCACAAGTCGTAATCATGCATATGCAAAATAATCCTACAAATATGCAACAAGAACCATATTATGAAAATGTGATTTTAGAAATAGATGAATATTTAAGAAATCAAATTGAAAAAGCCCAAAGTTTTGGAATAAAAGATATTGTTTTAGATGTTGGAATTGGATTTGGAAAAACACTTGAACATAATTTATTACTTCTAAAAAATTTAGAACATTTTTCCCATTTTGGATATGAATTATTAATTGGGGCAAGTAGAAAATCAATGATAAATAAAATAATTCCTACAGCTATTGAAGACAGACTTGCTGGAACTCTTGCAATTCATTTAGAATCAATTAGAAATGGAGCTTCAATTATTCGATGCCATGATGTAAAAGAGCATTTTCAAGCTATAAAAGTTTTTGAGGCAATAAACAGTATAAATTAA
- the mobB gene encoding molybdopterin-guanine dinucleotide biosynthesis protein B, with the protein MNKKRLVVAFSGPSNSGKTTAIVKVASILNDGGFKVCIIKHDPKDKAVFDREGKDSFKFSQTGADVAVVSPNKTTLFKKNSSTIDEMIELFQDFDYLLVEGLKTLEIPRISIFRDRLDESYFSVSNAIACDETIDNSEIPDGIDILDLNNPEEIILWINKNAKRV; encoded by the coding sequence ATGAATAAAAAAAGATTAGTAGTAGCCTTCTCCGGTCCTTCAAATAGTGGTAAAACAACTGCTATTGTAAAAGTTGCAAGTATTCTTAATGATGGTGGATTTAAAGTTTGTATTATTAAACATGATCCAAAAGATAAAGCCGTTTTTGATAGAGAAGGAAAAGATTCTTTTAAATTCTCTCAAACTGGTGCTGATGTTGCAGTTGTAAGCCCAAATAAAACAACTTTATTTAAAAAAAATTCATCAACAATAGATGAAATGATTGAATTATTTCAGGATTTTGATTATTTGTTAGTTGAGGGTTTGAAAACTCTTGAAATACCTAGAATTTCTATTTTTAGAGATAGATTGGACGAGAGTTATTTTAGTGTTTCAAATGCAATTGCTTGTGATGAAACAATAGATAATAGTGAAATTCCTGATGGTATTGATATATTAGATTTAAACAATCCAGAAGAGATAATCTTATGGATTAATAAAAATGCAAAGAGAGTATAA
- the gltX gene encoding glutamate--tRNA ligase: MLRFAPSPTEDMHIGNLRVAIFNYIVSKQLNEDLIIRIEDTDVERNIEGKDKEVLEILNLFSIEYKSVMYQSDSLKYHQKMALQLMTQKKAYACFCSDTKLDELKEESIKDGKTFRYDGFCETLSDETVLNTNAPFTVRIKKPEHNIKFTDLLKGNFDYTPFDVDSFIILRQDKTPTYNYACAVDDMIMDISIIIRSEDHVSNTPKQIHIRESLGYTKEIKYVHLPVILDALTGENDVSSVKWLIDEGFLPSAIANYLVLIGNKTPTEIFSLEEAIEWFKIENISSSAVKFDIDKLRFINKKHLETIDDMRLSKILGFADADIGKLAKNFLEEVNTIKEIKEKIALIFAPKTSLAGFEEECLKLKECLKTAPFFDDFEELKKYITEKTSLKEQLTKPLKYVLTGANDGVNISDIYPLIKNYLGEIIK; the protein is encoded by the coding sequence TTGTTAAGATTTGCACCAAGTCCAACAGAAGATATGCATATTGGTAACCTAAGAGTTGCTATTTTTAACTATATTGTGTCAAAACAATTAAATGAAGATTTAATTATTAGAATTGAAGATACAGATGTTGAAAGAAATATTGAAGGAAAAGATAAAGAAGTTTTAGAAATTCTAAATCTTTTCTCAATAGAGTATAAAAGTGTTATGTATCAAAGTGATTCATTGAAATATCACCAAAAAATGGCACTTCAACTTATGACTCAAAAAAAAGCCTATGCTTGTTTTTGTTCTGATACAAAATTAGATGAATTAAAAGAAGAATCTATAAAAGATGGAAAAACATTTAGATATGATGGATTTTGTGAAACATTAAGCGATGAAACAGTTTTAAATACAAATGCTCCGTTTACAGTAAGAATTAAAAAACCAGAGCATAATATAAAATTTACTGATTTACTAAAAGGTAATTTTGATTATACACCTTTTGATGTTGATTCTTTTATTATTTTAAGACAAGATAAAACTCCAACATATAATTATGCTTGTGCGGTTGATGATATGATTATGGATATTTCAATTATTATTCGAAGTGAAGATCATGTTTCAAATACTCCAAAACAGATACATATTAGAGAATCTTTAGGTTATACAAAAGAGATAAAATATGTACATTTACCAGTTATTTTAGATGCTTTGACTGGTGAAAATGATGTAAGTTCTGTAAAATGGCTTATTGATGAAGGTTTTTTACCAAGTGCAATTGCAAATTATTTAGTCTTAATAGGAAATAAAACTCCAACTGAAATATTTAGCCTTGAAGAAGCAATTGAATGGTTTAAGATAGAAAATATCTCAAGTAGTGCTGTAAAATTTGATATTGATAAACTAAGATTTATAAATAAAAAACATTTAGAAACTATTGATGATATGAGATTATCAAAAATTTTAGGTTTTGCTGATGCTGATATTGGAAAACTTGCAAAAAATTTCCTTGAAGAAGTAAATACTATAAAAGAAATAAAAGAAAAAATTGCTTTAATCTTTGCACCAAAAACTTCACTTGCAGGTTTTGAAGAAGAGTGTTTAAAACTAAAAGAGTGTTTAAAAACAGCACCATTTTTTGATGATTTTGAAGAATTAAAAAAATATATTACAGAAAAAACATCTTTAAAAGAACAATTAACTAAACCTTTAAAATATGTTTTAACAGGTGCGAATGATGGAGTAAATATTTCAGATATTTATCCATTAATTAAAAATTATTTAGGAGAAATTATAAAATGA
- a CDS encoding YggT family protein: MIDALLSSVFTVVLSIIFLYKWVIIISAILSWVKPDPYNPIVQMLYRLTEPAYALIRRYIPTVFGGMDLAPIILIFALIFLETFLKNILF, translated from the coding sequence ATGATAGATGCATTATTAAGTTCTGTATTTACGGTTGTTTTAAGTATTATATTTTTATATAAGTGGGTTATTATTATTTCAGCTATTTTATCATGGGTTAAACCAGATCCATATAATCCAATAGTTCAAATGCTTTATAGATTAACAGAACCTGCCTATGCTCTAATTAGAAGATATATTCCAACAGTTTTTGGTGGAATGGATTTAGCACCAATTATTTTAATTTTTGCATTAATATTTTTAGAAACTTTTTTAAAAAATATATTATTTTAA
- a CDS encoding M16 family metallopeptidase yields MSATIKHIDIKGVQIPVIFEEQKALPILNLQLVFQNSGYIQDKNKSGLVNLSSKLLNEGTKELGATKFAEKLEENAISLATSNGFETFVIELSNLKEQSKKGIELLTALLKSPNYSQDTLNKLKTMQIGSLKRKENDFDYVSNNQLKSILFKGTSLENPASGTIESISNIELKDIENFITQTVCLENLIIVAGGDYELKEFEKLVKPFLETLNVGKKVELEKVNFTSKKEETILIKDTQQAYIYFGSSFNIDSKDEENYKAKVASFILGGSGFGSRLMEEIRVKRGLAYSAYGSISINKSHSYFNGYLQTKNETSDEAKKLVGEIIEDFVKNGVTQDELSAAKNFLTGSEPLRNETLSQRLSRAFTLYYRGLEPDYSKKELEKIQTLELTDLNNYIKSHSEINNLTFSIVRK; encoded by the coding sequence ATGAGTGCTACAATAAAGCATATTGATATAAAAGGTGTACAAATACCTGTAATTTTTGAAGAACAAAAAGCTTTACCGATTTTAAATTTACAATTGGTTTTTCAAAACTCAGGATATATTCAGGACAAAAATAAAAGTGGTTTAGTAAATCTTTCTTCAAAACTTTTAAACGAAGGAACAAAAGAGTTAGGAGCTACTAAATTTGCAGAAAAATTAGAAGAAAATGCAATTTCTTTAGCAACTTCAAATGGTTTTGAAACTTTTGTTATAGAGTTATCAAATTTAAAAGAACAATCAAAAAAAGGAATTGAACTTTTAACAGCACTTTTAAAATCACCAAATTATTCACAAGATACTTTAAACAAGTTAAAAACTATGCAAATAGGTTCGTTAAAAAGAAAAGAAAATGATTTTGATTATGTATCAAATAACCAATTAAAATCAATACTATTTAAAGGAACATCTCTTGAAAATCCAGCTTCTGGAACAATTGAATCTATTTCTAACATTGAATTAAAAGATATAGAAAACTTTATAACTCAAACTGTTTGTTTAGAAAATTTAATTATTGTTGCTGGTGGAGATTATGAATTAAAAGAATTTGAAAAATTAGTAAAACCTTTTTTAGAAACATTAAATGTTGGTAAAAAAGTTGAATTAGAAAAAGTAAATTTTACTTCTAAAAAAGAAGAAACAATATTAATAAAAGACACTCAACAAGCTTATATCTATTTTGGAAGTTCTTTTAATATTGATTCTAAAGATGAAGAAAATTATAAAGCAAAAGTAGCATCATTTATTTTAGGTGGTTCTGGTTTTGGTTCAAGATTAATGGAAGAAATAAGAGTAAAAAGAGGATTAGCTTATAGTGCTTATGGTTCTATTTCTATAAATAAATCTCATTCGTATTTTAATGGTTATTTACAAACAAAAAATGAAACTTCAGATGAAGCTAAAAAATTAGTTGGAGAAATAATTGAAGATTTTGTTAAAAATGGTGTAACTCAAGATGAATTAAGTGCTGCTAAAAACTTTTTAACAGGAAGTGAACCTTTAAGAAATGAAACATTATCTCAACGATTAAGCAGAGCATTTACGCTATATTATAGAGGTTTAGAACCAGATTATTCAAAAAAAGAATTAGAAAAAATTCAAACTTTAGAATTAACTGATTTAAATAACTATATAAAATCTCACAGTGAAATTAACAATTTAACATTTTCAATAGTAAGGAAATAA
- a CDS encoding prephenate dehydrogenase: MNIGIIGLGLMGGSLAKAVKRYGIAKKVYGFTNSEKNKKDILELNLVDELVDLETLKKVSDVIILAIPVDAIIGMFPDFLDIDENTTIIDMGSTKEYIVKSIPTKIRKNFIAAHPMTGTEKSGPKAAIDDLYEGKTVVFCDLEDNGNLHVNKAFRIFQEIGMRIVVMDSNQHDIHACYISHLPHIISFSLANTVMGHEDPKSIIALAAGGFKDMSRIAKSSPRMWGDIFKQNRKNLLASIDLFESQLQSARKMVEDENYEELEEWMKKANTLHEIL; this comes from the coding sequence TTGAATATTGGAATTATTGGTTTAGGACTAATGGGTGGTTCTTTGGCAAAAGCTGTAAAAAGATATGGTATTGCAAAAAAAGTTTATGGTTTTACAAATAGTGAAAAAAATAAAAAAGATATTTTGGAATTAAATTTAGTTGATGAATTAGTAGATTTAGAAACATTAAAAAAAGTTTCTGATGTTATTATTTTAGCAATTCCTGTTGATGCAATAATTGGTATGTTTCCTGATTTTTTGGATATAGATGAAAATACAACTATTATTGATATGGGTTCTACAAAAGAGTATATTGTAAAAAGTATTCCAACAAAAATCAGAAAAAATTTCATCGCTGCTCATCCAATGACAGGAACTGAAAAATCAGGACCCAAAGCTGCTATTGATGATTTATATGAAGGAAAAACTGTTGTTTTTTGTGATTTAGAAGATAATGGAAATTTACATGTAAATAAAGCATTTAGAATTTTTCAAGAAATCGGAATGAGAATAGTTGTAATGGATAGTAATCAACATGATATTCATGCTTGTTATATCTCACATTTACCCCATATTATTTCTTTTTCCCTTGCAAATACAGTTATGGGACATGAAGATCCAAAATCAATAATTGCGCTTGCTGCTGGTGGATTTAAAGATATGAGTAGAATTGCAAAATCAAGTCCACGAATGTGGGGAGATATTTTCAAACAAAATAGAAAAAATCTTTTAGCTTCAATAGATTTATTTGAAAGCCAACTACAAAGTGCTAGAAAAATGGTTGAAGATGAAAATTATGAAGAGTTAGAAGAATGGATGAAAAAAGCAAATACTTTGCATGAGATACTATAA